In the genome of Streptomyces sp. Tu 3180, the window GCGTCATCGACTTCGCGGGCGGTACGGCCGTCCACATCAACGCCGGTGCCGCCGCGCTCGGCGTGATCCTGGTCATCGGCAAGCGGATCGGCTTCAAGAGGGACCCGATGCGCCCGCACAGCCTGCCGCTGGTCATGCTCGGCGCGGGGCTCCTGTGGTTCGGCTGGTTCGGCTTCAACGCCGGCTCGTGGCTCGGCAACGACGACGGCGTCGGCGCGCTGATGTTCGTCAACACCCAGGTCGCCACCGGCGCGGCCGTCCTCGGCTGGCTCGCCTACGAGAAGATCCGCCACGGCGCGTTCACCACGCTGGGCGCCGCCTCCGGCGCGGTCGCCGGCCTGGTCGCCATCACCCCGGCCGGCGGCGCGGTCTCCCCGCTCGGCGCGATCGCGATCGGCGTCATCGCCGGTGTGCTGTGCGCCATGGCCGTCGGCCTGAAGTACCGGTTCGGCTACGACGACTCCCTCGACGTCGTCGGCGTCCACCTCGTCGGCGGCATCCTCGGCTCCCTGCTCGTCGGCTTCTTCGCCACCGGCAAGGGCCAGTCCGACGTGGCGGGCCTCTTCTACGGCGGCGGCCTCGACCAGTTCTGGAAGCAGTGCGCCGGTGTCTTCGGCGTCCTCGCCTACTCCCTGGTCGTCTCCGCGGTCCTGGCCCTCGTCCTCGACAAGACGATCGGTATGCGAGTCTCCGAGGACGACGAGGTGGCCGGCATCGACCAGGCCGAGCACGCCGAGACCGCATACGACTTCAGCGGTGCCGGCGGCGGCGCGGCCCGCACCGCAGCCGTCGCCCCCGCAGCCCCGGCCGAGAGCAAGAAGGTGGACGCATGAAGCTCATCACCGCCGTCGTGAAGCCGCACCGGCTCGACGAGATCAAGGAGGCCCTGCAGGCCTTCGGAGTGCACGGTCTGACCGTCACCGAGGCCAGCGGCTACGGCCGCCAGCGCGGCCACACCGAGGTCTACCGCGGGGCCGAGTACACCGTCGACCTGGTGCCCAAGATCCGCATCGAGGTCCTGGTCGAGGACGACGACGCCGAACAGCTCATCGACGTCGTCGTCAAGGCGGCCCGCACCGGCAAGATCGGTGACGGCAAGGTCTGGTCGATCCCGGTCGAGACGGCCGTACGGGTCCGCACCGGCGAGCGCGGCCCGGACGCGCTCTGACGGCAGGCCGAGGAAGAAGGAGTCGCCGGTGACGGGTACGGACATGCACGACGAGGCGAAGGACTCGGGACCCGGCGGCTACGCGGCGGCCCGGCTGCACCTCCTCACCGAGGGGGCGCGGTCCGGGCCGCCGCGCCGTGCCGCCCTCGCGGACCTCACGGACACATGGCTCGGCGGGCTGTTCGCCGCGGGCACGCGGGAGACGCGCGGGATCTCCCTGGTCGCCGTCGGGGGCTACGGGCGGGCGGAGCTCTCCCCGCGCAGCGACCTCGACCTGCTCCTGCTGCACGACGGCGGCGACCCCGAGGCGGTCGCCGCCCTCGCCGACCGGCTCTGGTACCCCGTCTGGGACCTGGGCCTCACGCTCGACCACTCCGTGCGCACCCCGGGGGAGGCCCGCAGGACCGCGGGCGAGGACCTGAAGGTCCAGCTCGGACTGCTCGACGCCCGGCACATCGCCGGAGACCTCGGCCTGACCGCCGCCCTGCGCACGGCGATGCTGGCCGACTGGCGCAACCAGGCACCGAAACGGCTCCCCGAACTCAGGGAACTGTGCGCCGAACGCGCCGAACGCCAGGGCGAGCTGCAGTACCTCCTGGAACCCGACCTCAAGGAGGCGCGCGGCGGACTGCGCGACGCCACCGCGCTGCGCGCCGTCGCCGCCTCCTGGCTCGCCGACGCCCCGCGCGAGGGCCTCGCCGAGGCCCGCCGCCGGCTCCTCGACGTACGGGACGCACTGCACCTGGCGACCGGCCGCGCGACCGACCGGCTCGCGCTCCAGGAACAGGACCAGGTGGCGTCCGAGCTGGGGCTGCTCGACGCCGACGCACTGCTGCGGCAGGTGTACGAGGCGGCCCGCGTCATCGCGTACGCCGGTGACGTCACCTGGCGCGAGGTGGGCCGTGTCCTGCGCTCCCGGGCCGTGCGGCCCAGGCTGCGCGCCATGCTGGGCGGCGGGAAGGCGGCCGCCGAGCGCTCCCCGCTGGCCGAGGGGGTCGTCGAGCAGGACGGCGAGGTGGTGCTCGCCCGCGCCGCACGCCCCGACCGCGACCCCGTGCTCCCGCTGCGCGCGGCGGCCGCCGCCGCACAGGCCGGGCTCCCGCTCTCCCCGCACGCCGTACGGCGCATGGCGGCCGCGGCGCGCCCGCTGCCCACGCCCTGGCCCGCCGAGGCGCGCGAACAGCTGGTGACCCTGCTGGGCTCCGGCCGCCCCACCGTCGAGGTCTGGGAGGCACTGGAGGCCGAGGGCCTGATCACCCTCCTGCTGCCCGACTGGGAGCGGGTGCGCTGCCGGCCGCAGCGCAACGCCGTGCACCTGTGGACCGTCGACCGGCACCTCGTCGAGACCGCCGTGCGCGCCGCCGGGCTCACCCGCCGGGTGGGCCGCCCCGACCTGCTGCTGGTCGCCGCGCTGCTGCACGACATCGGCAAGGGATGGCCCGGCGACCACTCGGTGGCCGGCGAGGTCATCGCCAGGGACGTGGCCGCCCGCATCGGCTTCGACCACCACGACGTCACGGTGGTCGCCGCCCTCGTACGCCACCACCTGCTGCTCGTGGAGACCGCCACCCGGCGCGACCTGGACGACCCGGCGACCGTGCGCGCGGTCGCCGAGGCCGTCGGCTCCCAGGGCACCCTGGAACTGCTGCACGCCCTGACCGAGGCCGACGCGCTCGCCACCGGCCCCGCCGCCTGGTCGTCCTGGCGCGCCGCACTGGTCGCCGACCTGGTGAAACGGGTCTCGGCGGTGCTCGCGGGGGACGCCCCCGCCGTCCCCGAGGAGGCCGCGCCCACCGCCGAGCAGGAGCGCCTCGCGCTCGAGGCGGTCGCCACCGGAGGCCCGGTGCTGGCCCTGCGGGCGCGCACCGAGCCGCCCGCCGAGCGGCAGGAGCCCTCCGGCGACCCGGAGCCGCTGGGCGTGGAGCTGCTCGTCGCCGTTCCCGACCAGCCGGGCGTGCTGCCCGCGGTGGCGGGGGTGCTCGCCCTGCACCGGCTGACCGTGCGGACCGCCGAGCTGCGGGCGGTGGACCTCCCGGACGGCCTCGACGGATCCGTGCTGCTGCTGGACTGGCGCGTCGCCGCCCAGTACGGCTCCCTGCCCCAGGCCGCCCGGCTGCGCGCGGACCTCGTACGCGCCCTGGACGGCACCCTGGACGTCGCCGGCCGCCTCGCCGAACGGGACGCCGCCCACCCCCGGCGCCGGGGCGTGGTCGCCCCACCGCCGCGCGTCACGGTCGCCCCGGCCGCCTCCCGGCACGCCACCGTGATCGAGGTCCGGGCCCAGGACGCGCCGGGGCTGCTGTTCCGGATCGGGCGGGCGCTGGAGGACACGGGGGTGCGGGTGCGCAGCGCGCACGCGAGCACCCTGGGCGCGAACGCCGTGGACGCCTTCTACGTCACCGACGCGCAGGAGGGCGCGCCCCTTCCCGGGGAGGAGGCCGCGGCGGTGGCGCGGAAGCTGGAGGAGACCCTGCGTGGGTGAGGACACTCCGGCGACTTGCCCGGCCGGGATACCCTGGAGGGCGATTCCCTAGCCTGTCACCGACTCCGAGGACCGACGCCGCCGTGTTCGATACTCTCTCCGATCGCCTTTCAGCGACCTTCAAGAACTTGCGCGGCAAGGGGCGCCTGAGCGAAGCGGACATCGACGCCACGGCGCGTGAGATCCGCATCGCCCTCCTTGAAGCGGATGTGGCCCTTCCGGTCGTCCGCGCGTTCATCAAGAACGTCAAGGAGCGCGCGCTCGGCGCCGAGGTCTCCAAGGCGCTCAACCCGGCCCAGCAGGTCCTCAAGATCGTCAACGAGGAACTGGTCACCATCCTCGGCGGCGAGACCCGGCGGCTGCGCTTCGCCAAGCAGCCGCCGACCGTGATCATGCTGGCCGGTCTGCAGGGTGCCGGTAAGACCACCCTCGCGGGCAAGCTCGGCAAGTGGCTCAAGGACCAGGGGCACTCCCCGGTGCTGGTCGCCGCCGACCTCCAGCGCCCGAACGCGGTCAACCAGCTCAGCGTCGTCGCCGAGCGCGCGGGCGTCGCCGTCTACGCGCCCGAGCCGGGCAACGGCGTGGGCGACCCGGTGAAGGTCGCCAAGGACTCCATCGACTTCGCGCGGACCAAGGTCCACGACATCGTGATCGTGGACACCGCCGGCCGCCTGGGCATCGACCAGGAGATGATGCAGCAGGCCGCGGACATCCGGGACGCGGTCTCGCCCGACGAGATCCTGTTCGTCGTCGACGCGATGATCGGTCAGGACGCCGTCAACACCGCCGAGGCCTTCCGCGACGGCGTCGGCTTCGACGGCGTGGTGCTCTCCAAGCTCGACGGCGACGCGCGCGGTGGTGCCGCCCTGTCGATCCGCCAGGTCACCGGCAAGCCGATCATGTTCGCGTCGAACGGTGAGAAGCTCGACGACTTCGACGCCTTCCACCCGGACCGGATGGCCTCCCGCATCCTCGACATGGGTGACCTGCTCACCCTGATCGAGCAGGCGGAGAAGACGTTCAGCCAGGAAGAGGCCGAGAGGATGGCCTCCAAGCTGGCGTCGAAGAAGGGCCAGGACTTCACCCTGGACGACTTCCTGGCCCAGATGGAGCAGGTCAGGAAGATGGGCTCCATCTCCAAGCTGCTCGGCATGCTCCCCGGCATGGGCCAGATCAAGGACCAGATCAACAACCTCGACGAGCGCGACGTCGACCGCACCGCCGCCATCATCAAGTCGATGACCCCCGGCGAGCGCCAGGACCCGACGATCATCAACGGCTCCCGCCGCGCCCGTATCGCCAAGGGCTCCGGTGTCGAGGTCAGCGCGGTGAAGAACCTGGTCGAGCGGTTCTTCGAGGCCCGCAAGATGATGTCCCGCATGGCCCAGGGCGGCGGCATGCCGGGGATGCCCGGGATGCCGGGCATGGGCGGGGGTCCGGGCCGGACGAAGAAGAAGCAGAAGCAGGCCAAGGGCAAGCAGCGCTCCGGCAACCCGATGAAGCGCAGGCAGCAGGAGCAGGAGGCCGCCGCGCGCCGCGCCGCCGCCGCGGAGGGCGGCAACGCCTTCGGGCTGCCCCAGCAGGGCGGCAAGGACTTCGAGCTCCCCGACGAGTTCAAGAAGTTCATGGGCTGACGCCCTCACCGGACACGCCACCGGGGCGCCCCCTCGCACAGGGGGCGCCCCGGTGGCGTGTCCGGCGGGATCAGTTCGCCGGCGCCGGCCTCACGGTGTCCGGGCGATCAGGTACCGGAACACGTTCGGCATCCACACGGTGCCGTCCTGCCGCTGGTGCGGGTGGAGCGCCTCCGCCAGCTCCTTGTCCACCTGCGCCTGGTCCGTGGCGGTGATCGCCGGGTCGAACAGCCCCGTCGACTTCAGGCCCCGCACCGCGCTGTCCACGTCGGCGTAGCCGAAGGGGCAGGCCACCCGCCCGGAGCCGTCCGGCCTCAGGCCCGCCCGCTGGGCGACCTGCTCCAGCTCGTCGCGGTGCGCGGGGCGCCAGGTCCCCGCGGCGCGCAGCGGCTCCGCCAGCTTGGTGGCCACCCGGAGCACGGACGCCGTGGTGCACCGCTCCGGCGGACCCCAGCCGGCCAGCACCACGGCCGCTCCGCGCCCGGCGAGCGGCATCGCCTCGGCGAGCTGCTCGCCCAGCCCCTCCGCGTCCCCCGCGAGACAGCCGATCGGCTCGAAGGCGGTCAGCACGGTGTACGGGGGCGCGTCCGCGCGAGCCGTGTCCGCGGGGGAGCCGTCCACGATCCGGACGTCCGTACGCGCGCGCGTCTCCCGCCCGTCGGGCAGCAGCCGCTCCCGGGCGAGCGCCAGCCGGTCGGCGGAGGTGTCGACACCGGTGACCGCGGCACCGCGCGAGGCGGCCAGCAGCAGGGCCAGTCCGGAGCCGCAGCCG includes:
- the ffh gene encoding signal recognition particle protein, which produces MFDTLSDRLSATFKNLRGKGRLSEADIDATAREIRIALLEADVALPVVRAFIKNVKERALGAEVSKALNPAQQVLKIVNEELVTILGGETRRLRFAKQPPTVIMLAGLQGAGKTTLAGKLGKWLKDQGHSPVLVAADLQRPNAVNQLSVVAERAGVAVYAPEPGNGVGDPVKVAKDSIDFARTKVHDIVIVDTAGRLGIDQEMMQQAADIRDAVSPDEILFVVDAMIGQDAVNTAEAFRDGVGFDGVVLSKLDGDARGGAALSIRQVTGKPIMFASNGEKLDDFDAFHPDRMASRILDMGDLLTLIEQAEKTFSQEEAERMASKLASKKGQDFTLDDFLAQMEQVRKMGSISKLLGMLPGMGQIKDQINNLDERDVDRTAAIIKSMTPGERQDPTIINGSRRARIAKGSGVEVSAVKNLVERFFEARKMMSRMAQGGGMPGMPGMPGMGGGPGRTKKKQKQAKGKQRSGNPMKRRQQEQEAAARRAAAAEGGNAFGLPQQGGKDFELPDEFKKFMG
- a CDS encoding [protein-PII] uridylyltransferase; the protein is MTGTDMHDEAKDSGPGGYAAARLHLLTEGARSGPPRRAALADLTDTWLGGLFAAGTRETRGISLVAVGGYGRAELSPRSDLDLLLLHDGGDPEAVAALADRLWYPVWDLGLTLDHSVRTPGEARRTAGEDLKVQLGLLDARHIAGDLGLTAALRTAMLADWRNQAPKRLPELRELCAERAERQGELQYLLEPDLKEARGGLRDATALRAVAASWLADAPREGLAEARRRLLDVRDALHLATGRATDRLALQEQDQVASELGLLDADALLRQVYEAARVIAYAGDVTWREVGRVLRSRAVRPRLRAMLGGGKAAAERSPLAEGVVEQDGEVVLARAARPDRDPVLPLRAAAAAAQAGLPLSPHAVRRMAAAARPLPTPWPAEAREQLVTLLGSGRPTVEVWEALEAEGLITLLLPDWERVRCRPQRNAVHLWTVDRHLVETAVRAAGLTRRVGRPDLLLVAALLHDIGKGWPGDHSVAGEVIARDVAARIGFDHHDVTVVAALVRHHLLLVETATRRDLDDPATVRAVAEAVGSQGTLELLHALTEADALATGPAAWSSWRAALVADLVKRVSAVLAGDAPAVPEEAAPTAEQERLALEAVATGGPVLALRARTEPPAERQEPSGDPEPLGVELLVAVPDQPGVLPAVAGVLALHRLTVRTAELRAVDLPDGLDGSVLLLDWRVAAQYGSLPQAARLRADLVRALDGTLDVAGRLAERDAAHPRRRGVVAPPPRVTVAPAASRHATVIEVRAQDAPGLLFRIGRALEDTGVRVRSAHASTLGANAVDAFYVTDAQEGAPLPGEEAAAVARKLEETLRG
- a CDS encoding ammonium transporter, yielding MAPAITLAAEEPTLSAANTGFMLICSALVMLMTPGLAFFYGGMVRVKSTLNMLMMSFISLGIVTVLWVLYGFSMAFGTDSGSLIGWNSDWVGLSDIGLTELWDGYTIPVFVFLVFQLMFAVLTPALISGALADRVKFTAWALFVALWVTVVYFPVAHWVWGAGGWAFELGVIDFAGGTAVHINAGAAALGVILVIGKRIGFKRDPMRPHSLPLVMLGAGLLWFGWFGFNAGSWLGNDDGVGALMFVNTQVATGAAVLGWLAYEKIRHGAFTTLGAASGAVAGLVAITPAGGAVSPLGAIAIGVIAGVLCAMAVGLKYRFGYDDSLDVVGVHLVGGILGSLLVGFFATGKGQSDVAGLFYGGGLDQFWKQCAGVFGVLAYSLVVSAVLALVLDKTIGMRVSEDDEVAGIDQAEHAETAYDFSGAGGGAARTAAVAPAAPAESKKVDA
- a CDS encoding methyltransferase domain-containing protein, which translates into the protein MTPTLVRQHLPHPGATPRVDLRARARDWSEIQERMLVPLFEAVYERLDVGPATRLLGLGCGSGLALLLAASRGAAVTGVDTSADRLALARERLLPDGRETRARTDVRIVDGSPADTARADAPPYTVLTAFEPIGCLAGDAEGLGEQLAEAMPLAGRGAAVVLAGWGPPERCTTASVLRVATKLAEPLRAAGTWRPAHRDELEQVAQRAGLRPDGSGRVACPFGYADVDSAVRGLKSTGLFDPAITATDQAQVDKELAEALHPHQRQDGTVWMPNVFRYLIARTP
- a CDS encoding P-II family nitrogen regulator, with the protein product MKLITAVVKPHRLDEIKEALQAFGVHGLTVTEASGYGRQRGHTEVYRGAEYTVDLVPKIRIEVLVEDDDAEQLIDVVVKAARTGKIGDGKVWSIPVETAVRVRTGERGPDAL